One genomic region from Maridesulfovibrio ferrireducens encodes:
- the arsB gene encoding ACR3 family arsenite efflux transporter → MTKKTCSANDRKMTSIFERYLTVWVGLCILGGVFLGKVAPGLAQTLDGMSINVNGAPVVSIPIAICLFFMMYPIMVKIDFASVIKAGKSGKPVFLTLFVNWCIKPFTMYAIAIFFLGYCFKSFIGVDAVDLVKMPFGLDLAVGSIHGAGTVVLQDGIKMLQIPLWRSYFAGCILLGIAPCTAMVLVWGYLARGNDGLTLVMVAINSLAMLILYGFLGGFLLGVGQLPVPWQALLLSVTIYVALPLFAGYLSRKWIIKSKGETWFKEKFLHVLTPITISALLLTLILLFSFKGEVILANPLTILWISIPLFLQTVFIFALGYGAAKFMKLNYEDAAPAAMIGASNHFEVAIATAVMIFGLSSGAALATVVGVLIEVPVMLMLVGVCKRTAGWFPQEK, encoded by the coding sequence CGGTCTGGGTTGGCTTATGCATTCTCGGCGGTGTTTTCCTAGGCAAAGTCGCACCGGGATTAGCCCAGACACTTGATGGCATGTCGATCAATGTTAACGGTGCTCCGGTTGTTTCCATTCCGATTGCGATCTGCCTCTTTTTTATGATGTATCCAATTATGGTAAAAATTGATTTTGCCAGTGTTATCAAAGCTGGGAAGAGCGGTAAGCCTGTATTTCTGACTCTGTTTGTTAATTGGTGTATTAAGCCGTTTACCATGTACGCCATTGCGATATTTTTTCTCGGGTACTGTTTTAAAAGTTTCATCGGGGTTGATGCGGTCGATCTTGTAAAAATGCCGTTTGGACTCGATTTGGCCGTCGGTTCAATACACGGCGCAGGGACGGTTGTTTTGCAGGACGGAATCAAGATGCTGCAAATTCCGCTTTGGCGCAGTTATTTTGCCGGGTGTATTCTTCTGGGAATAGCGCCTTGTACGGCAATGGTGCTGGTTTGGGGCTATCTTGCGCGAGGCAATGACGGGCTGACGCTGGTCATGGTTGCCATCAATTCATTGGCGATGTTGATTCTTTATGGTTTCCTTGGTGGATTTTTACTTGGAGTAGGTCAACTTCCTGTTCCGTGGCAGGCACTGCTTTTATCTGTCACTATTTATGTGGCTCTACCTTTGTTTGCAGGATACTTGTCTCGGAAGTGGATTATCAAGTCGAAGGGTGAGACTTGGTTCAAAGAAAAGTTTTTGCACGTATTAACGCCTATAACTATCAGTGCATTGCTTTTGACTTTGATCCTGCTGTTCAGCTTCAAAGGCGAAGTAATTCTCGCTAATCCATTAACTATTCTCTGGATTTCAATACCGTTGTTTCTCCAGACTGTTTTTATTTTTGCATTAGGATATGGCGCTGCCAAATTTATGAAGTTGAATTACGAGGATGCCGCTCCTGCTGCGATGATCGGAGCTTCGAATCATTTCGAAGTCGCAATTGCTACAGCCGTTATGATTTTCGGACTTTCATCCGGTGCCGCTCTCGCCACTGTTGTAGGAGTTTTGATCGAGGTTCCTGTAATGCTTATGCTTGTTGGTGTTTGTAAGCGAACAGCCGGTTGGTTTCCACAGGAAAAATAA
- a CDS encoding metallophosphoesterase translates to MLSEKPKTKRGILILTDVMTVSLPLTIFFKADIPYATKLFLQGTGYTWAAIIACMVPLGLCIEPIRFGMKLMAPDFIIPKVKIFAGLCLLSALMAIGGYINATSPVIRELEFDLRSSNATAGTEYDIAAITDLHAGKLMSRVRVGKIVTSINQMTPDIILLVGDILDDRDAELSGAVDELARLKAPLGKYAVLGNHEYYLGDKWAKKILEEQGITVLSDEAESVDGKFLLVGRNDFSATMRNSTRKLLIEIVPDNNDLPIVVLDHTPRKLEEADKDGVALQISGHTHNGQLFPFNFIIDEIYEKGWGPFQKGKTWYYISCGVGFWGPPMRTNSRPEILLIHIKI, encoded by the coding sequence ATGTTGAGCGAGAAGCCTAAAACGAAGCGCGGAATTCTCATCCTTACCGATGTTATGACTGTTTCGTTACCTCTGACTATTTTTTTTAAAGCTGATATCCCATATGCCACCAAGCTTTTCCTACAAGGAACCGGATATACATGGGCCGCCATTATTGCCTGTATGGTTCCGCTGGGACTTTGTATCGAGCCTATCCGGTTCGGTATGAAGCTTATGGCTCCGGATTTTATAATACCTAAAGTTAAAATTTTCGCAGGATTATGTCTCCTTTCGGCTCTTATGGCTATAGGAGGTTATATTAATGCAACATCTCCTGTTATTCGTGAGCTTGAATTTGATCTAAGAAGTAGTAACGCGACTGCCGGGACAGAATATGACATTGCCGCAATAACAGATCTTCATGCCGGAAAACTTATGAGCCGCGTGCGGGTTGGTAAGATTGTTACATCCATTAACCAGATGACGCCCGATATAATCCTTTTAGTTGGTGATATTCTTGATGATCGAGACGCAGAACTTAGCGGTGCCGTTGATGAACTTGCGCGTTTGAAAGCGCCTTTGGGAAAATATGCGGTTCTTGGGAATCATGAATATTATCTAGGTGACAAGTGGGCTAAAAAAATACTTGAAGAGCAGGGGATCACGGTTCTGTCTGACGAGGCGGAATCTGTTGATGGCAAGTTCTTACTTGTCGGGCGCAATGATTTTTCGGCAACCATGCGTAATAGTACTAGAAAATTATTAATTGAAATTGTCCCGGACAATAATGATCTGCCCATAGTTGTACTCGATCATACTCCTCGTAAACTTGAAGAAGCTGATAAGGACGGGGTTGCTTTGCAAATCTCCGGACATACTCATAATGGTCAGCTTTTTCCGTTTAATTTTATAATTGATGAAATTTATGAAAAGGGATGGGGACCATTTCAAAAGGGTAAGACTTGGTATTACATCAGTTGTGGTGTCGGTTTTTGGGGTCCTCCGATGCGCACTAACAGCCGTCCTGAAATTTTGTTGATTCACATTAAGATTTAG
- a CDS encoding L-serine ammonia-lyase has product MESLKELYRIGVGPSSSHTMGPRMAAERFLEKHPTIPFFRVTLFESLAATGKGHLTDWAVISVLGEEKTEIVWKAEEKMVEHPNGMLFEALNESKKVVDSWKVYSVGGGAIREEGKGSSSIEPVYKEQHIAAIMAHCEDKGITYWEYVEQCEGPEIWYFLRNIWTAMEKSLERGLDAEGVLPGSIGLRRQAKSYLRRTHLASHDMQLTGLTTAYALAVSEENAAGGVIVTAPTCGSCGIVPATLRYLKDLYDLKENDLIRALATAGLFGNVIKTNASISGAEVGCQGEVGSACAMASAAATQLMGGTLRQIEYAAEMGLEHHLGLTCDPVDGLVQIPCIERNACAATRALARAQMSILSDGTHRISFDEVVTVMKETGHDLPSLYRETSNGGLAKAYNARCKC; this is encoded by the coding sequence ATGGAATCATTAAAAGAACTGTATCGCATCGGGGTCGGACCTTCTTCCAGTCATACTATGGGGCCGCGAATGGCTGCGGAACGTTTTCTTGAAAAACATCCGACAATTCCTTTTTTTCGCGTAACTCTTTTTGAGAGTCTTGCGGCAACAGGAAAAGGACATCTTACCGATTGGGCAGTGATTTCTGTGCTTGGTGAAGAAAAGACAGAAATAGTCTGGAAGGCGGAAGAAAAGATGGTTGAGCATCCTAACGGTATGCTCTTTGAAGCTTTAAATGAAAGCAAAAAAGTCGTTGATTCGTGGAAAGTATATAGTGTCGGTGGTGGAGCCATTCGGGAAGAAGGTAAAGGTTCATCCAGCATTGAACCTGTTTATAAAGAGCAGCATATTGCAGCAATCATGGCTCACTGCGAAGATAAAGGGATAACATACTGGGAATATGTCGAGCAGTGCGAAGGACCTGAAATTTGGTATTTTTTGCGTAACATATGGACTGCAATGGAAAAATCTTTAGAGCGCGGCCTAGACGCAGAAGGCGTACTACCAGGTTCCATCGGACTTAGGAGGCAGGCGAAATCATATTTACGCCGGACACATCTGGCTAGTCATGATATGCAGTTGACCGGACTTACTACAGCCTATGCGCTTGCAGTTTCTGAAGAAAATGCTGCTGGCGGTGTAATTGTAACGGCTCCGACCTGTGGCTCCTGTGGTATTGTTCCCGCAACCCTCAGATATCTCAAAGACCTTTACGATTTAAAAGAAAATGATCTTATCCGCGCTCTGGCAACTGCTGGATTATTCGGGAATGTAATTAAAACTAATGCTTCAATTTCTGGAGCGGAAGTAGGGTGTCAGGGAGAGGTCGGTTCAGCTTGTGCCATGGCTTCCGCTGCGGCAACTCAGTTGATGGGAGGAACCCTTCGTCAAATAGAATATGCGGCGGAAATGGGACTTGAACATCACTTGGGACTTACCTGTGATCCTGTTGACGGATTGGTGCAGATTCCCTGTATCGAACGTAATGCCTGCGCTGCAACTCGTGCATTGGCCCGTGCACAGATGTCTATTCTTTCAGACGGCACTCACAGAATTTCATTTGATGAGGTTGTCACAGTAATGAAAGAGACCGGACACGATTTACCTAGTCTCTACCGTGAAACTTCAAACGGCGGACTTGCTAAAGCTTATAATGCTCGTTGTAAGTGCTAA